ACCTAAGCCCAGCCGAGGTGGCGTTTCTGAGCGGCGATCACACGGGAATCGAAGGTTGGGACTCGCTTCATTTGAGCGAACTGATCGAGAACCGGCAGAAAAGCGGACTCGTGAAATATCGGAACCCGCAGGCGCTTCTTGAGATGCCCCCGGAATACAAGGCCGAGCGGCGCTTCGCAAAATATCTTAAATGAGGGCCGGGCGGACTGCTGGCTTGAGTTTGCCTTGCAACGTAACCCCGGCGTAACCCCGATAACAAGAACAGGGAGCAAGGTATCGCTAAGTATTTGATTCTTTGGTGCCGGCAATAGGAGTCGAACCCACGACCTTCTGATTACAAATCAGCTGCTCTACCAACTGAGCTATGCCGGCCTTCGGCTTGAATTATAGTGGCTTGCCAGAGGGGCGGCAAACGCGGGAAGCGCCAACGCGGCCGTGAAGGACCGAAGGCCGGAAGTTATTTGATAACCTGCAGCCTGGGCCTGCCGCCGGAAGGCGGCGGGTCTTTCGGAGTTTCGCTGGTGCGTTCGCGTTGCGAGCGCGCCTTGCCCGCTGGCTCGCCTTCCATCGCTTCGAAGAACAGCCCGACACCGCTTTCTTTCGCGAAAATTCCGGAAACCGCGTGCACCGGAATCGACACTTCTCTGGATACGCCGCTGAAGCGCGCGGAAAACTGGATGAGATCGTTTCCCAAAGTCAGGTTGCGGGTCGAATCCTGGCTGATGTTCAGCACGATTTCACCGTTTTTCACATACTCGACCGGCACTTTGGTGCTTTCATCGACCTGGACCGCGAGATAGGGCGTCAGATCGCTGTCCGCGCACCAATCGTAGATCGCGCGTATCAGGTAGGGCTTGGTCGATAGATCTTTTTTCACTTTCGCATGATCTTTTCGGATGCTGTCAGAGCGTCGATGAACGCCGGCCGGCTGAACAGACGCTCCGCGTATTTCATCAGCGGCGCAGCCTGTTTCGGCAATTGTATATTGTAATGATCGAGCCGCCACAACAGGGGCGCGATCGCCACATCCAGCATCGAAAACTCTTCACCGAGCATGAATTTCTGGCGCGTGAACACGGGCGCTATTTGCGTCAGGCTGTCGCGGATGCTGGCCCGCGCCTTTTCCGCGAACTTCTGGTTGCTGCGCTCGAGCGGCTCGATGTAGCAAAACATCTCCTGCTCGAAGCGGAACAGGAATAGGCGCGCCCGCGCCCGCATCACCGGATCGGCCGGCATCAGCTGCGGATGCGGAAAGCGGTCGTCGATGTACTCGTTGATGATATTGGATTCGTAAAGAATCAGATCGCGCTCGGCCAGCACCGGAACGCGATTGTACGGATTCATGATGGCCAGATCTTCAGGCTTGTTATACAGATCGACATCGAGGATCTGGAAATCCATCCCCTTCTCATACAGCACGATGCGGGTGCGCTGGCTAAACGGGCATGAGGTGCCCGAATAGAGTGTCATCACGGCGCTACCCGGAGCGTGCGTGCATCAGTGGACATCCTTCCAGTACTCCTTCTTCAGGAACAAAGCCAGCACAAAAAACAAAGCGAGGAAAAACAGTGTGACGATGCCGAGCTGCAGCCTGGTGATCTTGTTCGGCTCGCTCATATAAACGAGATAGTTGACCAGATCCGCCGCCAGCCGGTCGTACTCGAGCGGCGCGAGTTGGCCAGGCTCGGCGAGCACCAGCTTGTGTTCGAAATGTTTTTCGCCCGCCGCGTTCATGACCTCGACTTTCTCCAGCCGCTGCGCGCCCTGCAACTGGTAAAGCGCGTGCGGCATGTTGACGGCCGGAAAAACGGTATTGTTCCAGCCGGTCGGCCGCGACTCGTCCCGATAGAATTTGCGCAGATAGGTGTACAACCAGTCGGCGCCGCGCGAACGCGCGATCACGCTTAGATCCGGCGGTACCGCGCCGAACCATTCGCGCGCGTCGTCCTTGCGCATGGCGACCGTCATCGTCTGCCCGACTTTCTCGCCCTCGAACAGCAGATTGTCCTTGATCTGCTGTTCGGTCAGGCCGAGATCGGTCAGCCGGCTATAACGCATATAGCTTGCGCTGTGGCAATGCAGGCAATAATTGATGAAGGTTTTCGCGCCGCGCTGCAGCGAGATCGGATCGCGCAGATCGACGGCCGCGTGGTCGAGCTTGATGTCCGCGGCCGCGGAAAAGGCGGGCAGCGTAGCGAACAGCGCGAGCGAAAACAGGGCGAGCAGGAAATTCACGCTCATGTCTGTAAACGTTCAGGCACAGACTTTACCGGATCGATGCGCGTATACCACGGCATCAGAATAAAGAACGCAAAGTAAAGGATCGACAAAATCTGCGCCGCCATTGTCGTTGCCGGGGTCGGCGTCAGAGTGCCGAGATAACCCAGCACCATGAAGCTGATGACGAAGACCGTCAGCGCGGTCTTGAATATCCAGCCGCGATAACGGATCGACTTGACGCGCCCGCGATCGAGCCACGGCAGGGCGAAAAAGATCATGACCGAGGCGCCCATCGCGAGCACACCCCAAAACTTGGCGTCGATGCCGAACAGCGGATACGTCACCGCGCGCAAGATTGAATAGAACGGTGTGAAATACCAGATCGGCGCGATATGATCGGGCGTATGCAGCGGGTCTGCCGGAACGAAGTTGTTGTACTCGAGAAAATAACCACCCATTTCCGGCACGAAGAACATGATCGTGCTGAAGATGGCCAGAAATACGATGACGCCGACAATGTCTTTGACGGTGTAATAAGGGTGGAAGGCGATGCCGTCGCGCGGAATGCCGGTCTCGGGATCAACGTTGTCCTTGATTTCGATGCCATCCGGATTGTTCGAGCCGACTTCGTGCAGCGCCAGGATGTGCGCGACGACCAGCCCGATCAACACCAGCGGCAGCGCGATCACGTGAAACGCGAAGAACCGGTTCAACGTCGCGTCCGACACGACATAATCGCCGCGTACCCATAGCGATAAATCTTCGCCGATGAGCGGAATCGCGCTGAACAGGTTGACGATCACCTGCGCGCCCCAGTACGACATTTGGCCCCAAGGCAGCAGATAGCCGAAGAAGGCTTCTGCCATCAGCGTCAAATAAATCAGCATGCCGATAATCCAGATCAGCTCGCGCGGTTTGCGAAACGAGCCGTACAACAGGGCGCGAAACATGTGCAGGTAGATAACCACGAAAAACATCGACGCGCCGGTCGAATGCATATAGCGGATAAGCCAGCCCCACGGCACATCGCGCATAATGTATTCGACCGAAGCGAAGGCCTGCGCCGCGTCCGGCTTGTAACTCATGGTCAGCAAAATGCCGGTGACGATCTGGATCACCAGTACCAGGAGCGCGAGAGAGCCGAAGTAGTACCAGAAATTGAAGTTCTTCGGAGCGTAGTATTCGGACAGGTGCTCTTTCCAGCTCGAAGTCAGCGGAAAGCGCGCGTCTACCCAGTTCAACAGCCCCGTCAGTTTGCTCATCACGCGCCGTTGCTATCTTCGCCGATCAACAATCGACGTTCGCTCAGATAGGTGTATTTGGGGACTTCGAGATTGACCGGCGCCGGCACACCCTGGAACACGCGGCCGGCGAGATCGAAGGTCGAACCATGGCATGGGCAGAGAAAGCCGCCTGGCCAGTTCGCGCCCATCGCGTTTTCATCGCCGGATCGCAGCCTTGCGGTCGGCGAGCAGCCCAGATGCGTGCAGATTCCGATCACGACCAGATATTGCGGCTTGATCGAGCGGTGAATGTTCTGACAGTATTCGGGTTGCAGGGGCTGGGTCGAATGGGGATCGACGAGTTGCTCCTCGAGTTTGGGCAAAGTCGCCAGCATTTCGGGCGTGCGGTTGATAATCCAGACCGGCTTGCCGCGCCATTCGACGGAACTCATCAGGCCCGGCTCGATTCCGCCGATATCGACTTCCACCGGCGCGCCTGCCGCCTTGGCGCGTTCGCTCGGCATCATGCTGCGTACGAAGGGGGCGGCGACAGCAACCGCAGCGATACTGCCGAGGGTGCCGGTGGCTATGGTGAGGAATCGGCGTTTTGCGGTGTCGGGCGGAGGTTTCGGCTGATCGTCCATGATTCGAACCCCAAGTTAGCTGAAATACATTATACCCGCAATGGCATGGAGATTAAACAGCGACAGCCTGTTTAATCATGGAATCGCATTCTCTATCAGAAACTTAGCAAACCAAGAATGCCCGTGACAAAACTCACCCCAGAGGGAGGCAATATGAGCTTCGCCGGCGAATTCAAGGAATTTGCGATAAAGGGCAACGTCGTCGATCTGGCAGTTGGCATTGTGATCGGCGCGGCGTTCGGCAAAATCGTCACGTCATTCGTCAACGATATTCTTATGCCGCCGATTGGAAAGGTCATGGGCGGACTCGATTTCAGCAATCTTTTCATCAATTTATCGGATGTCGCCGTCGATACGCTGGCGGAGGCCAAGGCTGCCGGGGCGGCGACCATCAACTATGGGTTGTTCATCAATTCCATCATCGATTTTCTCATCGTCGCGCTCGCGATCTTTTTCGTGATCAAGCAGATCAATCGTCTGAAAAGGGAAAAACCGGCAGCAGCCACGCCGGCGCCACACGAGGAAGTGATGCTGTTGCGCGAAATCCGCGATTCGCTCAAACGATAAAATGCACAAGCCGCGGTAGCGGCGCGATTCGTTGCCGGGGTAGCGCCGGCCCGCGCCTCGTATTGCCGCCATCGGCGACTGGCGACGATACCGTGCGCTATAATGGCCGCGCTTACTAGGCTCTTTCGCAACCCTTACGGTATCGATCCGGATTCATTCGATGCGCAAGCTCTGGCTCATTTTTGCGCAAACGGCGACGCTCAGTCTCGCCGTGTTGTTTGTCGTCTCAACCTTGCGGCCCGACTTGCTGTCCTGGACCGGCAACGGGCGGGCCGGCAATGTCGTGCTGTTCAAGGAAGCGCCCGCGGCCGACCCTGCCAGCCCGCAAAAAGTCATAACGACGTTCAGCGGCGCGGTAACCAAGGCGATGCCGTCTGTCGTGAATATTTTTACGACGACTGCCGTCAAGCAGCCCGAAAATCCGCTGATGAACGATCCGCTGTTCCGCCATTTTTTTGGCGACCGGCCGGAAATGAATCAGAAGCGCGCCAGCCTCGGGTCCGGCGTGATCGTCAGTCCGCAAGGGCTGATCCTGACCAATCATCACGTCGTTGCTTCCGGCGACGAGATCGAAGTTGCGCTGTCCGATGGCCGTAAAGCGCAGGCTCGCATCGTCGGCTCAGACCCGGAAACCGACCTTGCCGTGCTGCAATTGGATATCGCCGATTTACCTGCGATCACCTTCGGTCAATCGGAGCGCGCCGGCGTCGGCGACGTGGTGCTGGCGATCGGCAATCCGTTCGGCGTCGGCCAGACAGTAACCATGGGTATCGTCAGCGCGCTGCGCCGCGATCATCTCGGCATCAACACGTTCGAGAACTTCATTCAGACCGACGCTGCGATCAATCCCGGCAATTCGGGCGGCGCGCTGATCGATATTTCCGGCAATCTGATCGGCATCAACACGGCAATTTTTTCGCAGACCGGCGGATCGCTCGGCATCGGATTCGCCATCCCGGTCAGCCTGGCGCGGCAGGTGATGGAACAGATCGTCGAAACCGGCGGCGTCACGCGCGGCTGGATCGGCGTCGAAGCGCAGGAGCTGACTGCCGATCTGGCCGAATCGTTCAAGCTGCCGAATACCGATGGCGTGTTGATTTCCGGCGTATTGCGCGGCGGCCCCGCCGACAAGGCCGGCGTCAAGCCGGGGGATATCCTGATTTCGGTCGATGGCAAATCCGTCACCGATTCGACCAGCATGCTGAATCTGATCGCGGTTCTTCAGCCGGGCGCCAAAGCGACCGTGGAGATCGCCCGCGAACGCAACCGCAAAACCGTGCAAGTCGAAGTCGGCAAACGGCCGCAGCAGGTTTCTCGTCGCCCGGAATCGCGTCCCCCGGAATAAAAAGTCGCCGATACCGCGCACTTGCGGGCTCACTTCGCGTGGCCGAGCCTGGTCACGGGAAATGTCCGGTCGCTACTTCTCCAGATTTTCGAGAGCCCCGTTCGGCGGCCTGAGCATAAAACCCGCGATCAAAATGCCCAGCTCATAAAGCAGCCACAAAGGCAGCGCCAGCATCAATTGCGATATGACGTCGGGCGGCGTGAAGATCGCGCCGATCACAAAGGCGCCGACCACGACATAAGGCCGAATCTCTTTCAGCTTGGCGATGCTGACGATGTTCATTCTGACCAGCAGTATCACGGCAATCGGTACCTCGAAAGTGAGCCCGAAAGCCATGAACGTGGTAATCACGAAACTCCAGTATTTTTCGATGTCGGTCATCCACGCGACGCCCTGGGGCGCTATCCGGCTCATGAAATCGAACACGACCGGAAATACCAGAAAAAACGCGAACGCCATGCCGCACAGGAACAACATGGTGCTGGCAAAGATCAGCGGCACCATGAGTTTTTTCTCGTGCATATACAATCCCGGCGCGACGAACGCCCAAACCTGGTAAAGCACGTAGGGCAACGCGACGAGGAAAGCGGCCATCAGCGTGACTTTGACCGGAACCAGGAATACGCCGACGACATCGGTCGCGATCATTTGCCCGCCCGCCGGCAGCGCGGTCAGCATCGGCTGGGCGAGCAGATTATAGATATCGCGCGCCCAGGCGAACAGGCACAGGAAGACGATGACAACGGCGAGGATGGCGCGCAGCAGCCGATCGCGCAGTTCCACCAGATGGGAAATGAAAGTGTCTTGCGCGCTCATCGGCGGACCGGCTGCGTCGCATCTGTTTGCGGCGGGGAATTGTTGGGCGCTTCTGATGCGCCCAACGACAAATCGAGTTGGGCAGCATTCGAAACGCCCGGATCAAGCGGCTCGCGGGCCATGCTCCCCACATCCGGCCTGGCGTCTTCGGCGATCCCCTTGAACTCGGTCTCGGTCTGGTTGACGCCGCGATGGACCGATTGCTCGAACGTGCGCGCTGCATCGCGCGCAGACGATTGCAGCTTGCGCAGCTCTTCGAGATCGATTTCGCGGCTGATATCGGCCTTGACGTCGGACACATAGCGCTGCATGCGCCCAAGCAGATGACCGAGCGTACGAGTCACTTTGGGCAGGCGTTCGGGGCCGATTACAATCAGCGCCACGACGGCGATCACCATCAGTTCGGAGAAGCCGAAGTCGAACATGCCGGAAGTTTGGACAGTGGCGCGCGCGGATGGAAAGCAGCGCCGCTCAGTAGCGAACGGCGAACGCCCTAGGTTCTGCTTTTTTCCTTCACTTCGGCGTCGATGGTCTGGCCGCTCGCGGTATTTTCGATCGTCGGCGTTTTTTCCGGCTCGCGCATGCCTTCCTTGAAACCCTTGACGGCGCCGCCGAGGTCGCTTCCCATATTGCGCAGCTTCTTGGTGCCGAAGATCAGCAGCACGACCAGCAAAACGATCAACCAATGCCAGATACTGAACGAACCCATCTCTTACTCCTTATGCATGACCAGCATACGCGGCAGCACATCCGCGCCGCCAAGCACGTGCACGTGCAAATGCGCGACGTCCTGCCGGGCAATGCGGCCAGTGTTGATGATGGTACGAAAACCCTCCGGCGAACCCTGTTCGCGCGCCAGCTTGCCGGTCAATGCCATGATCTTGCCTAAAACCTGTTGATGCGATTCGTCGACGCTGGCCAGCGAATCGACATGACGCTTCGGGATCAACATGAAATGCACGGCCGCTACCGGCTGGATATCGTGAAACGCCAGCACATCGTCGTCCTCGTAAATTTTTTTACTCGGAATTTCGCCGCGCACGATCTTGCAGAACAGGCAGTTGTCCATCAGTTTCCCCTCGCCTTTTTTTCGTCTATGCCCGACAACCCTTCGCGCCGCGCCAGCTCACTGAGAACCTCGCCCGGGCCGCTGTTGTGATACGCCAGCAGCACCAGGCAATGAAACCAGAGATCGGCGATCTCGCGAACGACGTGGAGTCTATCACCGCCCTTTGACGCGAGCAGTGTTTCGGCAGCCTCTTCGGCGATTTTTCTCAGGATGGTATCCTCGCCGGCGGCGAACAGCTTCGCTGTATAGGAAAGCTTAGGATCGGCCCCGCGGCGGGCGTTCAAGGTCCACGCCAGCCGGTTCAAAACTTCAGCGTCAGCGCCGGGTACGTTCATGGCAGCTTGAAAGCCGGGTCGGTGTTGATCCAGACGTCGCTTTCCAGTTTCTGAAAAAAGCAGCTATACCTACCGGTATGACAAGCGATGCCGCCGACTTGTTCGACGATCAGCAGAATTGCGTCTTCATCGCAATCGAGCCGGATCTCCCTGATTTTCTGGATATGGCCCGAAGTTTCGCCCTTGCGCCAAAGCTTGCGGCGCGAGCGCGACCAGTAAACCGCTTCGCCGGTTTCGACGGTGCGCTTCAGCGCATCGCGGTTCATCCAAGCCAGCATCAGCACCTTATTGCTGCCGGCTTCCTGCGCTATCGCCGGAACCAGGCCGTCTTGCGTCCAGTTAACCTTGCCCAGCCAGCTTTCGTTCATGTGGAGAAGTTGTACCTGATTGTGGGACAGTAAGTGGGGACGCCGGCATGCGGACTTCGACGCCGTGGCCGGCAAGATAGCGCTTGGCATCGCCGACCGTGTATTCGCCGTAATGAAAAATGCTGGCGGCGAGCACGGCATCGGCGCCGCCTGCCGTCAGGCCTTCGCGCAAATGGTCGAGGGCGCCGGCGCCGCCGCTGGCGATGACCGGAATATCCAGCGCATCGGAAAAAGCCCGGGTCAATGCGATATCGAAGCCGTCGCGCGTGCCATCGCGGTCCATGCTGGTCAGCAGGATTTCACCGGCCCCGAGAGCCTGCATATGCCGTCCCCACTGCACCGCATCAAACCCGGTCGCGCGCCGCCCGCCATGGGTGTACACCTGCCAGCCGCCGCCCTCAAGGCGCTTGGCATCGATGGCGACGACGATGCACTGCGAGCCGAAGCGCGCTGCCGCATCGGCAACCAGTTGCGGCTCCTGCACCGCGGCGGTATTGATGCTGACCTTGTCGGCGCCGGCGTTCAGCAGGCTGCGCACATCCGCGATGCTGCGCACGCCGCCCCCGACCGTCAGCGGGATGAAAACCTGGGCTGCGACTCGTTCGATGATATCGAGCAACAGGCCGCGTTCGTCGGAGCTCGCCGTGATGTCGAGGAAAGTCAGCTCGTCGGCGCCCTGCTCGTCGTAACGGCGCGCGACTTCGACCGGGTCGCCGGCATCCTTCAGCCCGAGGAAATTGATGCCCTTGACGACGCGGCCGCACTTTACGTCGAGGCAGGGAATGATGCGTTTGGCCAGACCCATGCGCTATTAAAACGTCAGGAGTGAAAAGCCAGACGTGGCTCGCTATTCATCTCACGCCTCACTCCTTGCCTCCCACGGAGAGCTCATCCGCCAGCTTCTGCGCCGTCGCGAAATCAAGCGTGCCCTGGTAAATCGCACGGCCGGTGATGGCGGCGGTAATGCCTTCGGCCGACACTGCGCACAAGCGCTTGACGTCCTCGAGGCCGGAGATGCCGCCGCTGGCGATGACCGGCACGGTCAGCGCGCGCGCAAGCTCGACCGTCGCTTCGATGTTCAAGCCCGACAGCATGCCGTCGCGGCCGATATCGGTGTGGATGATCGCTTCGACGCCGTAATCCTGAAAGCGCGTCGCCAGATCGACGACATCGTGGCCCGTCATTTTAGACCAGCCGTCGACCGCAACCTTGCCGTCCCGTGCGTCGAGTCCGACCATGATGTGGCCGGGAAACGCATAACAGGCGTCGTGCAGAAAGCCCGGGGTCTTGACGGCGGCAGTTCCGATGATGATGTAACTGACGCCGTCATCGAGATAGCGCTCTATGGTATCGAGGTCGCGAATACCGCCGCCGAGCTGTACCGGAATCTGGTCGCCTACCGCTGCGAGCACGGCCTTGATGGCGGATTCATTTTTCGGCTTGCCGGCAAAAGCGCCGTTCAAGTCGACCAGATGCAAGCGACGCGCGCCCTGCTTGATCCAGTGCTCGGCCATGGCAGCCGGATTCTCGGAAAATACCGTGGCGTTTTCCATCGCGCCTTGCTCGAGGCGGACGCAATGGCCATCTTTCAGGTCGATCGCAGGGATGATCAGCACGTTCTTGTCGGACTATGCCAGCCGGGCGGCTTCATGAAGCTTGTTGGTCGTGAGTCACGACAGCGGGTCAGCGGACGGAACTCAGTGGAAGGGAATGGATTCCGCGATAGCAACGACGGCTAGACTCGCCATTGCATGAAGTTGCTCAGCAAAGTCAATCCCGCAGTCTGGCTTTTTTCCGGGTGAAACTGCACAGCGAAGATATTATCCTTCGCCACCGCACAGGTAAATCGGAACGCATAGTCAGTCGTCGCGCACGGCAGTTGCGCATCACCAGTCTCGACGTAATAACTATGCACGAAGTAAAAGCGCGCTCTCTGCGGAATGCCCTGCCATAAAGGATGAATCCTTTGCGGATCGACGCTTTGCTCGACCTCATTCCAGCCCATGTGCGGGACTTTCAAGCGGCCGCCCTGCGCGTCGAGCATGCCGTCACGCGGGAAGCGCTTGACCTTGCCGGGCAGCAAACCGAGTCCGCGCGTATCGCCTTCTTCACTGTGCTCGAACAGCATTTGCAGACCGATGCACAGGCCGAGAAATGGCCTGGTTCTGGCGGCATCCGTAACCGCCT
This genomic interval from Burkholderiales bacterium contains the following:
- a CDS encoding ClpXP protease specificity-enhancing factor; amino-acid sequence: MKKDLSTKPYLIRAIYDWCADSDLTPYLAVQVDESTKVPVEYVKNGEIVLNISQDSTRNLTLGNDLIQFSARFSGVSREVSIPVHAVSGIFAKESGVGLFFEAMEGEPAGKARSQRERTSETPKDPPPSGGRPRLQVIK
- a CDS encoding glutathione S-transferase N-terminal domain-containing protein, which translates into the protein MMTLYSGTSCPFSQRTRIVLYEKGMDFQILDVDLYNKPEDLAIMNPYNRVPVLAERDLILYESNIINEYIDDRFPHPQLMPADPVMRARARLFLFRFEQEMFCYIEPLERSNQKFAEKARASIRDSLTQIAPVFTRQKFMLGEEFSMLDVAIAPLLWRLDHYNIQLPKQAAPLMKYAERLFSRPAFIDALTASEKIMRK
- a CDS encoding cytochrome c1, with protein sequence MSVNFLLALFSLALFATLPAFSAAADIKLDHAAVDLRDPISLQRGAKTFINYCLHCHSASYMRYSRLTDLGLTEQQIKDNLLFEGEKVGQTMTVAMRKDDAREWFGAVPPDLSVIARSRGADWLYTYLRKFYRDESRPTGWNNTVFPAVNMPHALYQLQGAQRLEKVEVMNAAGEKHFEHKLVLAEPGQLAPLEYDRLAADLVNYLVYMSEPNKITRLQLGIVTLFFLALFFVLALFLKKEYWKDVH
- a CDS encoding cytochrome bc complex cytochrome b subunit — encoded protein: MSKLTGLLNWVDARFPLTSSWKEHLSEYYAPKNFNFWYYFGSLALLVLVIQIVTGILLTMSYKPDAAQAFASVEYIMRDVPWGWLIRYMHSTGASMFFVVIYLHMFRALLYGSFRKPRELIWIIGMLIYLTLMAEAFFGYLLPWGQMSYWGAQVIVNLFSAIPLIGEDLSLWVRGDYVVSDATLNRFFAFHVIALPLVLIGLVVAHILALHEVGSNNPDGIEIKDNVDPETGIPRDGIAFHPYYTVKDIVGVIVFLAIFSTIMFFVPEMGGYFLEYNNFVPADPLHTPDHIAPIWYFTPFYSILRAVTYPLFGIDAKFWGVLAMGASVMIFFALPWLDRGRVKSIRYRGWIFKTALTVFVISFMVLGYLGTLTPTPATTMAAQILSILYFAFFILMPWYTRIDPVKSVPERLQT
- the petA gene encoding ubiquinol-cytochrome c reductase iron-sulfur subunit, encoding MDDQPKPPPDTAKRRFLTIATGTLGSIAAVAVAAPFVRSMMPSERAKAAGAPVEVDIGGIEPGLMSSVEWRGKPVWIINRTPEMLATLPKLEEQLVDPHSTQPLQPEYCQNIHRSIKPQYLVVIGICTHLGCSPTARLRSGDENAMGANWPGGFLCPCHGSTFDLAGRVFQGVPAPVNLEVPKYTYLSERRLLIGEDSNGA
- the mscL gene encoding large conductance mechanosensitive channel protein MscL produces the protein MSFAGEFKEFAIKGNVVDLAVGIVIGAAFGKIVTSFVNDILMPPIGKVMGGLDFSNLFINLSDVAVDTLAEAKAAGAATINYGLFINSIIDFLIVALAIFFVIKQINRLKREKPAAATPAPHEEVMLLREIRDSLKR
- a CDS encoding Do family serine endopeptidase — translated: MRKLWLIFAQTATLSLAVLFVVSTLRPDLLSWTGNGRAGNVVLFKEAPAADPASPQKVITTFSGAVTKAMPSVVNIFTTTAVKQPENPLMNDPLFRHFFGDRPEMNQKRASLGSGVIVSPQGLILTNHHVVASGDEIEVALSDGRKAQARIVGSDPETDLAVLQLDIADLPAITFGQSERAGVGDVVLAIGNPFGVGQTVTMGIVSALRRDHLGINTFENFIQTDAAINPGNSGGALIDISGNLIGINTAIFSQTGGSLGIGFAIPVSLARQVMEQIVETGGVTRGWIGVEAQELTADLAESFKLPNTDGVLISGVLRGGPADKAGVKPGDILISVDGKSVTDSTSMLNLIAVLQPGAKATVEIARERNRKTVQVEVGKRPQQVSRRPESRPPE
- the tatC gene encoding twin-arginine translocase subunit TatC, which gives rise to MSAQDTFISHLVELRDRLLRAILAVVIVFLCLFAWARDIYNLLAQPMLTALPAGGQMIATDVVGVFLVPVKVTLMAAFLVALPYVLYQVWAFVAPGLYMHEKKLMVPLIFASTMLFLCGMAFAFFLVFPVVFDFMSRIAPQGVAWMTDIEKYWSFVITTFMAFGLTFEVPIAVILLVRMNIVSIAKLKEIRPYVVVGAFVIGAIFTPPDVISQLMLALPLWLLYELGILIAGFMLRPPNGALENLEK
- the tatB gene encoding twin-arginine translocase subunit TatB — encoded protein: MFDFGFSELMVIAVVALIVIGPERLPKVTRTLGHLLGRMQRYVSDVKADISREIDLEELRKLQSSARDAARTFEQSVHRGVNQTETEFKGIAEDARPDVGSMAREPLDPGVSNAAQLDLSLGASEAPNNSPPQTDATQPVRR
- the tatA gene encoding Sec-independent protein translocase subunit TatA; the protein is MGSFSIWHWLIVLLVVLLIFGTKKLRNMGSDLGGAVKGFKEGMREPEKTPTIENTASGQTIDAEVKEKSRT
- a CDS encoding histidine triad nucleotide-binding protein translates to MDNCLFCKIVRGEIPSKKIYEDDDVLAFHDIQPVAAVHFMLIPKRHVDSLASVDESHQQVLGKIMALTGKLAREQGSPEGFRTIINTGRIARQDVAHLHVHVLGGADVLPRMLVMHKE
- a CDS encoding phosphoribosyl-ATP diphosphatase; translation: MNVPGADAEVLNRLAWTLNARRGADPKLSYTAKLFAAGEDTILRKIAEEAAETLLASKGGDRLHVVREIADLWFHCLVLLAYHNSGPGEVLSELARREGLSGIDEKKARGN
- the hisI gene encoding phosphoribosyl-AMP cyclohydrolase, yielding MNESWLGKVNWTQDGLVPAIAQEAGSNKVLMLAWMNRDALKRTVETGEAVYWSRSRRKLWRKGETSGHIQKIREIRLDCDEDAILLIVEQVGGIACHTGRYSCFFQKLESDVWINTDPAFKLP
- the hisF gene encoding imidazole glycerol phosphate synthase subunit HisF; its protein translation is MGLAKRIIPCLDVKCGRVVKGINFLGLKDAGDPVEVARRYDEQGADELTFLDITASSDERGLLLDIIERVAAQVFIPLTVGGGVRSIADVRSLLNAGADKVSINTAAVQEPQLVADAAARFGSQCIVVAIDAKRLEGGGWQVYTHGGRRATGFDAVQWGRHMQALGAGEILLTSMDRDGTRDGFDIALTRAFSDALDIPVIASGGAGALDHLREGLTAGGADAVLAASIFHYGEYTVGDAKRYLAGHGVEVRMPASPLTVPQSGTTSPHERKLAGQG
- the hisA gene encoding 1-(5-phosphoribosyl)-5-[(5-phosphoribosylamino)methylideneamino]imidazole-4-carboxamide isomerase, which produces MLIIPAIDLKDGHCVRLEQGAMENATVFSENPAAMAEHWIKQGARRLHLVDLNGAFAGKPKNESAIKAVLAAVGDQIPVQLGGGIRDLDTIERYLDDGVSYIIIGTAAVKTPGFLHDACYAFPGHIMVGLDARDGKVAVDGWSKMTGHDVVDLATRFQDYGVEAIIHTDIGRDGMLSGLNIEATVELARALTVPVIASGGISGLEDVKRLCAVSAEGITAAITGRAIYQGTLDFATAQKLADELSVGGKE
- the hisH gene encoding imidazole glycerol phosphate synthase subunit HisH — its product is MIAVVDYGMGNLRSVAKALQHVAPQASIVVTGDPQTIRGAERVVFPGQGAMPDCMRELETRGLREAVTDAARTRPFLGLCIGLQMLFEHSEEGDTRGLGLLPGKVKRFPRDGMLDAQGGRLKVPHMGWNEVEQSVDPQRIHPLWQGIPQRARFYFVHSYYVETGDAQLPCATTDYAFRFTCAVAKDNIFAVQFHPEKSQTAGLTLLSNFMQWRV